The genomic stretch ACAATATTTGCCGCGAACATTTATTTTTTGACATTCCAAAACCTGTTTGCATTCACAGAATGTTTTTTCGAATCCGAATTTTTGGCGCCACTTTTAGCATTAACATATTAATTAAACAAGATATAAAAGAAAAAAGGCCCCCTTAACTACCTTGGGCACAGAGATTCTTTGTAATGCTGTTCCGAAAAGGTTTTATGATATATGTTATTATTCCAAGTGCCTGTCAAGTCGATTATTGGACATTTCGATGACGGTTATTGGGCATTCGCTCCAATCCTTGGGGGGTGCCACCTAACCGCATACCCTAATAAAAATTAATCATTAAAGCTTGTTAAGAATGGTTAAACGGTATTGGTATGCCTTTTGTATCATATTTCGAAAGGCATAATTAAACCACCAGATTCACCAAACGAAATTTAAGTGGAGAATGGCCTTTTAGGTTAAAGCAATAATACCCGGTTTAAAATTGAATGGGAAAAAATGAGAAAGCGATTCGCAGCGAAATAATTGTTTTTTTATCGATTCGCCGGATACGCTGCTTTATCCGTTTATGGACGATACGGACGATCAGACCATGTTCACCTTGATTTTCAATTGCTTTCTCGGCCAGGGAAACAGATGGCAGCCGCAAGTTGTATTCGGCTATGATGTTACCGGTGCCGGCATGGTATGGCCGTCAATCAAATACGCCCCGTCCGACAATTGGTCTGTCGGCCTGAATTACACTTACATAGACGGGAAATTCGACAACGGCATGGGGGGCGGATACTTCAATCCGTATGAGAGAAACGATGAAGTGTATTTGCAAGTTCGGTTGAAATTATAAGCCTGGTCGGTCAATGGATTGTACGGGTAAGAAATAAACCGCGAACAAACAAAATCTAATTTTAAAATGGGGGGTTTGGGATGAGAAAAACAATTGCGGCGATAGCAGCCTTATTATTCATCGGTGGGGCCTTGGTCCTCACGCCGGCGGCTTTCTGTGAAGAACCGGCTGTCGGAACCAAAATCGGGCCGGATAACTGGAAGCAATTTGAAGCACATATTCCGTTGTCATTAAGCACCCAGATCGAAAGGGGCATGAGTTTTGAAGTCGGTGGGGATGCAACAAAATTCATACAGTCCTCTTCCGGGTATAAAAAAGCCACAGAGAAGAACAAAGGCAAGGCCAAAATCGACACAAACGGCGTTATGGTTGGTTGGGAAGGCGGCCGGCCGTTTCCGGATATTGACGCCAAAGACCCGCAGGCGGGAATCAAAATCGCTTATAATCTCGAAAGAAGATACGAAGGAGATGACCAAACCCTGGAGCAGTATCATTTGATCAATGTCGCCGCAGATGGCGGAGAGCGGGATATCAAAGGCGCTGAAAAGTCTTGGGCATGGCTTAATTGGATGGGCAGAGTGGATATTGAACCGCTTGGAGATTGGGGGCCCAATCCAAAGAAAATCTACCGTTGTGGGACAACCGTGATCGATTTCCCTTACGATATTAAAGGCACTATGCGGCTGCTCATTCGGTATGACGATCCCAGAAAGGATGACGATATCTGGATGTATATTCCCACTATGCGGCGTATCCGCAGAATGTCGGGCGCGCAGCGGCAAAATAACTTTGCCGGTACGGTTATGACCTGGGATGATATTCGTGGGTTTCAGGGACGGCCCTTGGAATATGAATGGAGAATAATCGGGGAAACAAGGGTGCTGTGCGCCGCACTTAACAATAA from Desulfobacterales bacterium encodes the following:
- a CDS encoding DUF1329 domain-containing protein, which produces MRKTIAAIAALLFIGGALVLTPAAFCEEPAVGTKIGPDNWKQFEAHIPLSLSTQIERGMSFEVGGDATKFIQSSSGYKKATEKNKGKAKIDTNGVMVGWEGGRPFPDIDAKDPQAGIKIAYNLERRYEGDDQTLEQYHLINVAADGGERDIKGAEKSWAWLNWMGRVDIEPLGDWGPNPKKIYRCGTTVIDFPYDIKGTMRLLIRYDDPRKDDDIWMYIPTMRRIRRMSGAQRQNNFAGTVMTWDDIRGFQGRPLEYEWRIIGETRVLCAALNNKTPHKRDENGMWIAPRTMRDCWLVDAIPKDKSYVYSKRRIWIDKECFIPWHVIVYDQQGREWKVMEDFNSTVYIGPNKDGDYCTNEQGFNWFDLLSETYTLLQYVGWDENGNQNATLSSGLDKSWFTIENIAKRGRRN